The following coding sequences lie in one Caldibacillus debilis DSM 16016 genomic window:
- a CDS encoding MurR/RpiR family transcriptional regulator produces the protein MQAFQKRLMQFREKLSPLEVQVLDYILRHPEEVIRLSVEEMAKKIFVSTATISRTCRRIGFRGFQDFKYELSKNIAQAAQPPASPPSYLLSQHMERVKREMEKTLQSIDEEKIKRAAEYIEQSTHIELFGVGNSLPICVDAARKLMFSGKICHAREDWDELRSAANSLTEKDLAILVSYSGETLYMLEYAQILKSRKVKTIAITGTPHNRLQQEADLALHAHIVHCYFDDLDMCSRFPLSIILDFIIITYLNLKNNAGKERDR, from the coding sequence ATGCAAGCATTTCAAAAAAGACTCATGCAATTCCGGGAAAAGTTGAGCCCGCTGGAAGTGCAAGTGCTGGACTACATTTTGCGCCATCCGGAAGAAGTGATCCGGCTCAGCGTGGAGGAAATGGCAAAAAAAATTTTTGTTTCGACGGCAACGATCAGCCGGACTTGCCGGAGGATCGGTTTCCGCGGTTTTCAAGACTTCAAATACGAGCTTTCCAAAAACATTGCCCAAGCCGCCCAGCCTCCCGCATCGCCTCCGTCTTACCTTCTTTCTCAGCATATGGAAAGGGTCAAGCGGGAAATGGAGAAAACGCTGCAATCCATTGACGAAGAAAAAATCAAGCGGGCGGCGGAATATATCGAGCAGAGTACCCATATCGAACTGTTCGGGGTGGGGAATTCCCTGCCGATCTGCGTCGATGCGGCAAGAAAGCTGATGTTTTCCGGGAAAATCTGCCATGCCCGGGAAGACTGGGACGAGCTGCGGAGCGCGGCCAACAGTTTGACGGAAAAGGATTTGGCCATTCTTGTATCCTACAGCGGCGAAACCCTCTATATGCTGGAATACGCCCAAATCTTAAAAAGCAGAAAGGTGAAAACGATCGCCATTACCGGCACCCCGCACAACCGCCTGCAGCAGGAAGCCGATTTGGCCTTGCATGCCCATATCGTCCATTGCTATTTTGACGATCTCGATATGTGTTCCCGATTCCCGCTGAGCATCATTTTGGATTTTATCATCATTACTTATTTAAATCTTAAAAATAACGCTGGCAAGGAAAGGGATCGGTGA